The Rosa rugosa chromosome 3, drRosRugo1.1, whole genome shotgun sequence sequence tttgtcgtttctataaatacttggtttaagcatgttttcatactgaggcctcaataatttatttatcgattttcaaacctagtcaaGATAGAGTTCCTATTGAGCAGCGAGGATGAAAGCTCActcctacaacagtatggatgcaggtactgtgcactggtgacaggacagtagcggacggagctgggtgagcggaacaagttcggtaaaccATCGTTTGGACTTTATTCTAAATTATTTTTCTCGAACTTCGTGTTCCGGAGCTTGTTGATATTTAGCTTTGTGTCAACTTCAGTTGAATTCTCACTTCTTGAGATTCGTGTCTCTCGTGTGAGCCTTCATTCCAAGTTCTGGACGAATGAAATAAATTTTAGCAACTCATgctttcacctcaaaaatatttgtagttTTCGATATGTTtatacaaaaagtttttcaaacaaaacgcCTAGCgattctctaggatgtaaatcgagcgttcggtttatgttttagagggtCGCGGCACTGTAACGTGCTTAAGCTGATGAGGTGCAGCCTGGGGCGTTACAGCTATAGCTACTCCCTTTTGCTTCTAATGATAATTTCATAGGtctctctccatctatttaaACATTATTTCTCCCATTCAAGAATAACCACCCCtaccaccccattacatctcCTTTCTATCTCCATCTCtaccacaaaacctccatctctctacttcccaaaatccaaacctataatatccatactccttaacctccatcaccaccaccaaaactaccatcttccaccaccaCTACTCTATCACTGCCACTTAAAGTTAGCCAAAgaagcatcatatcttcatcacaaTTTCATTCATCATCAACAAGATGTTcatcatccatccattccaaCATCAATGAGGATTCAAGGAGAATTGAAGAAGGAAAACAAAGGAGGAGCtagccattgatttgtcaagtttcaactagttcattttctccttaactctttaatttaccttgatgtattttatagatttgatgctaatttgtatgattatgagtgagtagttactttgttggggctagcgTTGAATgtcctagccaatcttgtatggattgatgttataatatgatgtgatgcaattttctttaacatgcctacatgctagttcaagagttgaatgcatatgcttaaactttaccactttgagtacGTGTGTTTGCCATGTCATGATATAATGTTTAGCGATTGGTAACCTTTGAATGTTAAAAcatgaaagcacactaggtgtgtatgTAGTGGTTGTGAATTACAATTACATAGAGATAATtaagcttggttggtttgcatgatttcttcatttccaaactttatgcacttaggGTAGTGCATTAGATACCTAACCAGAttgaaattcataacttaagtagttaagtactacacccgagaggggttgcttgatatcacaaaatGAGCATGTCGCTTGTCATACTCGAGAGGGATGCAAgagagaaattggttaattaatttagcatcattcatattgaaatgcatcaatacttgcaagggaggttagtggtagacaatctaaaTCATAACTTTCATCTATTAcatcactagtttagtttagagtaatttattTTACATTAATTAGAGcatctagttgttttcaattcagaactatcttcaaaaaaccaaaatcaaatcactactcaatcttgcacatactcaccatgagcttagatttccttgtgattctaggtttgtgattgtatatTTGCGTATTCTAGGTTTTTTTAGGTTCACACCCTACTGGCCCTAGCTAGTGAAAAGAAttcaatcctcgtgggttcgacaacttTTCTTAAATCcttatactattacttgtaccccttatacttgagggtgactaTTTGGCTGACACCTCTTGAAGCATGAATACACATGATGGTTTCGGTTGTAATTCGTCATCACTCCGACAACCAAGTATTTTGCCGTTACAAAATATAGTACTACCGTTAGCTTTCTCGTTAAAGTGGCCTACATGGCATGTATATGGGTGATGTTTTGGGTTTTAAGTGTTTATGATCAATATTTATCATATGTTATGTAGCTTAGGTTTTTGATCAATATGTACTACATTAGTATGTATCATATGTTTGCTCATTTACATATTAATCATAATCACTTGGTGTCTTTTTTAAAAATAAGCTACGTACAAAACAAATGATACATATTGACCACAAATCTAAGATGAAAACTCCAAATATATGATACATACTAATCCAGCATATATTGATCATAAACCTATGCTACAGAACATATGATACATATTGATCATAAACACTTAAAACTCAAAACATATTTAGTAGGCCACTTTAACAAATAAGCTAACGAAAATACTATATTTAGTAACAGCGCAATATTTGAGGTACCATttgaaataattaaaaaaatatatgtacaAAAAAATACATTTTGCAATAGTTCATGTACAATTTGGaggttttataaaaaaaaatacacgcCATGTAGGCGACTTTAACGGAAAAGATAACGGAGGTATCATATTTGGTAAGATGCACTActtgaggtaaaaaaaaaaaaaaaaaaaaattgtaggtaccaaaaaattccttttgcaatagtTCAAGTACCATTTGAAGTTTTTACCCTTGTCGATTATGTGCCAATCTCTCTCCACTAATGCTAAatcaaaaaaagagaaagatatACACATAATTGTATACACTCAATCGGTCATAGAAAAtaataggggccgtgaccacttacccaatttcatcTTAAAAATTGcacacttgctccactaagagttttctaaccccatttacccaattcaaCATCTactgacagttttgcccctattaATCAAATTGAAACTCACAGATCCctctcctctcagactctctctcctcccggactctctctctctctctctctctccagccggCAGTGGCGACCACGCCTTAAAAAACTTCTTCGTCGACCTCGAGCCCGGCGCCGGCTAGCACATCCCAAGCCCCCATCTTCGTCGACCTCAAGCCCACCGTCAATCGCCGAACACCGTTTTGGTGCCAATCACCGATCTGGTGCCGATCACTGATCTGGTGCCAACCACCCTCAATCACCGATCACCGATTTGAAGCTCCCATCCCGCTGCGGTGCCGGAACCTCAACAAACTGAGACCGGTCTGAGATGGGCTGCAGGTGAGCGACTGGAGAAGAGGACCTGGAGATGGGCTGCGTCGAGGCTGGGACCGgtcggagatgggctgcaggtgAGCGACTGGAGAAGACGAAGGCGATCCGGTCGGAATCGGGCTGGAGGAGCATGGGTGTCCACAGGGGAAGCGTGGGTGGCCGGAGAAAAAttctgatgttttttttttttttttttctgatttcgatggttttttttttctgcaattTTCCTCAGCGGCTTCTCGTTCGCCATTGcaaactttctctctctcttcttgttcttcttcttcttctgtgaaattctctcaagttctttttttttttttggtaaatttggcagaaggattataaggaaagaagaaagaagaatgaaaaaaaaagttttattgagtagttatacatgtctattgcgaggcaataatatgattattgagaggcaataatatgagtattggggggcaataatatgcatataaattgatcaattgtgcctgtagtgtattcattttggttttgggagtttatacaattcactggacggcaataatatgattttgggaggcaataatatgattattgggaggcaataatatgagtattggagggcaataatatgcatataaattgatcaattgtgcctgtagtgtattcattttggttttgggagtttatacaattcactggacgacaataatatgattttgggaggcaataatatgattattggggggcaataatatgattactggggggcaataatatggttactgggtattaataaattcagacgccggaatccggtcaccagtccggtagccggattcctgattccggtgaccggttgcCTGATTCAGGTCATCGGCCGCCCGAGTCGGCgcccggccactggtcaccgaagCACAGCatggtggaggatgacttctctctctaagtgagaaagaatgagagggcaaaaaagtctcaaaaataaataaaaagaataaaaaaagaattaattgggtattagggaaataatcccttagagtgttttgggtaaatagagttaaaaaactgttagtggagcaagtgggcaatttttaagctaaaattgggtaaatgatcatatTTCCCGAAAATAATAATCACTACATAGGCAATGAGTAGTGTTCGCTTTTCAGAACCTATTGGGCCCGTAACCATGGGGGTTATGCAGGTGAGACTTGTTGGTTCAACATCTATTGGGCCAAGTTTATTGCTCCAAGTAGTGTCAACCTTCTCCaagttttatttcattttccatcACTCTCCTTCATTCTCTTCCCAAACCAAAACATTTCTGACACAACTCTCCAGCTTCACCTTTCCCTGGCTGTTAAGAATCTCACTTCCCTTCAAGTTCAAAGCCAATAAGAAGTTGTGGGCTTTCCTGAACTGAGCTTGATGGCGCCTcccaagaaatcaaagaaaaataagaaagatGGCAAATTGAAGAAATGCAAAAGCTCAAGTGTGGCTCCAGTCGAGCCTACAGCTCCTGACTCTGAGTGGTGGGATAGTTTCTGGCACAAGAATGCTTCAAACCCAGGTTAATCTTATAATTCAATTCACTTCAGTTACTGCGTTCCCTGTGTTTCACACAGCATTTCATATTACTGGTTGTTTTGGTCAGATTACAGACATAGGGACTTCTGGGTTTTctttaaattatattttttgtGCCAAAACTATGAAGCATAGACATAGAATAGGTGGCGATTTTGTTATAGATCAGTTGGTTAATGGCAATCATAAAGATGCAAACTTTTGAACTGTGCCTTTTGGTTAGCGAACATCATTAATTTGATTAATGGTGATAAACATCATCGATTTGATGAATGTTGATAAGAGTTCAGACAAGTACCTGAAATGAACTCAGCTCCCAAATTTGGGTTTTACTGAAATGCATGTGGGTTTACTGAGTTTTACCTTTCCTATAAGAGTAATTTGCTTATGATTGAGTTTTCATAGCTGTCAATCATCATGTGTTTTACCTTCTTAAAAGAGGAAGGTGTAATTGAGTTAGAATTGCTAGAGGGAGCAGTAGAGATTTTATAGTTTGGATTAGTGATATTGTTGGCTTCTATTGTTCGAGTTCAAAAAGGACTACTCTTTTCGTAGTGTTGCTCAAGCATCACTGAAACAGGTTGCAGCTGCCATGAGAAGGTTGTTATTAGGGAAAGAAATATTGAAATGTGATTTTTAATAAAATGATATAATCTGAAGTATATTAAAAGTTGTCAATCCTGACAAAATCAGAGTTCTGGAGACACGAACACTCGAATTCAGGCGTTGTTTGTTTTTTGTATGTAGGCAAGTTGTTCCCATTTAAAGTTGGTTTCTGTTTTTGAACTTCCGCTGATATATGAACTTTCTTGTTGTAATTCGAATGTGCAGGCTCTTCACTATCGAAAGATGAGGAAGAAGGATTTAAGTATTTCTTTAGGGTCTCTAGAAAGACTTTTGATTACATCTGTTCTATTGTAAGAGAAGACCTTGTGTCGCGGCCACCATCAGGGCTCATCAACATTGAAGGGAGGCTTCTTAGTGTTGAGAAACAGGTTGCAATTGCCATGAGAAGGTTGGCATCTGGTGAGTCTCAGGTCTCAGTGGGAGCCGCCTTTGGGGTCGGCCAGTCCACAGTTTCTCAGGTGACTTGGAGATTCATTGAAGCATTGGAAGAACGTGCCAAGCACCATCTCAAGTGGCCTGATTCCAATAGGATGGAGGAAATTAAGTCTAGacttgaagcatcttttggATTGCCAAATTGCTGTGGAGCCATAGACGGCACACACATCATAATGACACTTCCTACTGTTCAAGCATCAGACGATTGGTGTGACACTGAGAAAAATTACAGCATGCTCTTGCAGGGAACTGTCGATCATGAGTTAAGATTCCTTGATATTGTGACCGGTTGGCCTGGGGGAATGACAGTGTCTAGACTATTAAAGTGTTCAGGACTTTTCAAGCTGTGCGAAAGTGGACAGCGTTTAAATGGGAATGTTAGAACTTTATCTGAAGGAGGAGAGATCAGAGAATATGTGGTTGGTGGGGTTGGTTATCCTCTCCTTCCTTGGCTCATAACTCCTCATGAAAGCAGTGGCCTCCCGGCTTCTGTTGTTTCTGCTTTTAATGCCACGCATGAGGCTGCAAGGTCTCTTGCAGTAAGGGCATTCTCGCAGTTAAAGGGCACTTGGAGAATCCTCAGCAAGGTTATGTGGAGACCAGATAAACGGAAACTTCCAAGCATTATCTTGGTATGTTGTTTACTCCACAATATAATAATCGACTGTGGAGATATATTAAACCCAGATGTTGCTTTATCTGGTCATCACGACTCGGGATATGGAGAACAATGCTGTAAGCAAGTTGATCCATTGGGGAGGTCTATGAGGGAGAACTTAGTTAGACACTGGCAGCATAGCAAGCGAACAGCTGCATCAAAGTGATCTAACTAatgctttattttttttgggctCCTGGAATTGATTCTTGCTCCGCCAGTGTGGTTTAAATTTGAGTTGGAAGCTTGGAGCCTCTTTGAGTGCCACTACGAGTTATTATTCAACCATTGATATTGTCTGAGGAGAAATCAGAGTTTATAACCCTGAAGAAACTGAAACTAATCTTCCTTAAGCAATGCCATTAGTTTTGGCAACACCAGGAACAAATTTGTTTCTGCTGTCATTTgccattttctcttcttcttcttttttttttttttttttttttttaaattaacctGAAGATTATTTATATACTTAGAACTCTTGTAacatccaaatatcaaattgggTATATAATACTGAACTTGGCATTTTTTGCACCTTTTGAGCTTTGCATTTACATTTATCACTTCACATGAAAACAAGATTAGACTCGTGGGTTAAGCTTTAGCTCATGCAAGGAAGAAGAGAATGAATCATATTCTCCCAACAGCTTTCAACCTGCAAATCATTTTACTTCTCCAACTTCACCAGTGACAAATATATATTAGGTATCAGGAGAAGGAAAGGAAGGAAACAGGAGACCCTTCTGAAACTTCACACTCAAAACCAGATCTAGACTCATGGGTCAGTTACTTCTCTTTGGGAGATCAAAGAAATATCTCATCCTAACTTGTTAAGTCTCAGGACAACTCAACATTTTcattaattaattttcaaaagagaattttttttatatatatatataaaaaaaaaaaagatttaaatTTGTCAGTTTCTATTTTCCGTTCTGATTGGGGATTTTGTCTCTCACAGCCAGCTAGACTTTGCTTGATAACAAAGTTTCCTAATTTCTCCGTTTCCTATAGGGATACGGATTCCTAAACACCACCGAACTTTCCTAGTTTCCTATTTATAACACTCATTTCTCGCATAATCAAAACCATTCGCTCTTCACAGACAgagcagagaaaaaaaaagagaggagaaatcAATCTTCGTttcaaagaaagaagagagaaagaaaaagagggtGGGAGCCATGAAgaggaagggagaagagagCTTGGGTTCAGGGCACAAGTGGATTAGAGGAAACAAGATCGGGGAAGGACGCTTCGGCTCTGTGTTCGTTGCTTTCTTCAAGAGACCCTACATCCATATCGACCATATGCCTGAGGCCATGGCGATAAAATCAGCCAAGATGAGGGACTCAGAGTCTATTCAATACGAGCTAGAGGTTTATAGGGACTTGAACAATCATGGTGGTCTTTGCCCCTTCATTATTGAGCATTACGGTGAAGAGGTAACATGGAGCGATGAGGGCGAAGAGGTTTATAACTTGGCGTTGGAAGTTGCATGGGGAAGTCTTGCAAGGCTTATAAAGGTTTTCGGTTCTGGGTTGCCGGAATCTGATGTGCGGCGGTATACctgtgaccttcttgaaggaaTTAGACACATCCACAAGTGTGGTTATGTCCACTGTGGCTTGAAGCCACAAAATATTCTTCTTGTGGAAAATGAAGATGACGACGTCTATAGGTTCGTGGCCAAAGTGGCTGATTTGGGGTTGGCTAAGAAGAAGGATGAGGTTCAAGGAAGGTGGAGAGGCACACCCATGTACTTGTCTCCGGAGGCTATACTGTACAATGAACAAGAGGAGCCAAGTGATATTTGGGCCTTGGGGTGCATCGTTCTTGAGATGCTCACTGGAGAGTGCCCTCGGAACCATTTTTACGATCATGAGAGTGACACCCTCTACGTTGTTGATGGAATGGTGCCTAAAATCCCGGATACAATCTCAAGTCTTGCAAGGGATTTTCTAGATTGTTGCCTAGCCGAGGAAAGGTCCACAGCCGAAGAGCTTCTGTCTCATCCCTTTGTAGCAGAAGTTGTTAAACACTGATCAGTCCCTAGTTTGTGCAACTTTTGATTCGTCCATTTGTAATTTTTAATGGATGATATTGTAATTAATCTAGTCCTACTTTTTGTGGGAATCAAAACAAAGTTGTATATATGAGCTATTGCTTAATTGATGGCTAAGTTTGTCTTTCAGTTCCTATGCTTGTCTTTCTTCTTATCTTTAAAGTCAAGTTGAACATGTTTACTGCACAGTTTCCAGACAACAAACTTGCCAAATGTCCCTGCACTATGAAAATGAAACTGGCACAAATAGCACCGCTGAATTCTTCTCCACAAGTCAGTGGCATACCCTTTTCTGCACAAATGATGTAAGGAGCTGTAAAAGAAATGCCTTTACTGAATCATATATACTTGTGCAATTAAACTACATAATGACATCAACACAGGATACTTGATACGCATAAATACATCAACACAGAAATGCCTTTACTGAATCATAAATACTTCTTCCGGATTTTAATTTTCACAACTCTTTCCAATACCTTGTACTCTATGATTTTTCTTACCAACCTCATAATTGGCTTAAAAAGAACTTTCAGTTGTTATACGAATAGGACCAAGTGTCAAGTGACAGTGCTCACATTCTTACCTCAAGTTATTGTCATATAGTACGTAGAGCAAATTCATTGATATATATAGACAATTTGTTTCTCTGTCTtccttttgaattgatatatatAGACAATGACATACAGCACTATATCACCCACCTTTctatgaaaaacaaaaagcGTATGGCATGTTCTACCAAGACGCTACATTGATTCCAGGAGACTGAATTGTGTCACAGCTTCTGCAAAGTCCTCCACAAAAGATCACCTCAGCACTTCTTTGGGATTCAGGGTGCTTCCTTAAAATTGACATTGAAACATCTACAACTGTAGAGGCCGTTAACTCAAGATGCTTTTTTCGGAGTTCACGGTTTTCAAGCAATGCAGAATCCAGACAACTATACGATACACTGTTCCTCGCTAGTAGCCATCAGCAAGCAATTCTTCAAATGAGCACATTGAAGCACAACTACTATTTGGTCCATAGTATCATGAATAATCAGCGTTACAAAACAGAATAACTTCAAGAAGCATTTCTTTAAAATGTATCTAAGAGTCTATGTTTTATGGTATTAACAGTTAGGTTCTCTTTAAGTAAATACTGATGCATCACTCATCAGTTATGTTAGTTGTAAATGATTTTTGAAGGACTGATTATTATAGATTTTTGAATTGGTGATATCGTCATTTTTGCCCTAGTAATTAAACCTTAaatttatggaaagaaaaaataggAGGAAGAATTTCCAAGTTGATGTTTGTCCTAGTTCATGGAGAAGTAACCGCAATGGCTAGAACTAATAAATAGTGGTATCCTATACTACTTTCCGGGTAAGGAAACATTCATTAGTAGTGGTAATAAAGAGAACAAGTTATTGAAGCTGAGCTTTGGGGACTAAGATATATCTCAATCCTAACTTGTTAAGTCTCAGGATAACTCAAAGTTTGGGATCAGCAAGCTGCTTATCAGCAGGGTTGTTTTGGGAAGAATACCAAGAGATGTAAAGCGACTCTTTTGCGAGTTTTAGTTCCGTCCCACATTGGATTTTAAACAGAAGTGGGAACTTGAGACTGTATAAAAGAGAAGCTGCAAGGGCGTTGTAACATACTTACCTGGACGGGGTTTTTGGGCGATCAAAAAGGCCCATGGCCTAGGTCAGTGACCTCCATTGCACTTAGGAGGGGTGCTAACCTATGGTCTTCCACAAGTGGAAGAGCCAACGTCATAATTTGTTGCCGCGGGGGCTTGCGTTCGCGCAGCCCCTACCCAATTCACTATTCCAACTGTTGTATTGGTTTCATGGTCAGGTGGGGGTGTAAATCAAAACAGGTTCTTCTTCTGAGAGGCACAAATCAATTGTGGTTAATCTGAATTCCACGTGTGTATATAGACAGTGATCGAAAATTCTAGTAAATACGAGTGTCACCTTCTAAGGCTAGCCACCTTGTTTCCTCTAGGAAGCTCTAGAACTTGGGCGCCTTAGACCCTACTCCAAATTCTCCCCAAAGTCCTCGTACTCTGTCATCTCACTCTTCCCAAACCCGAAGCGATCCTTGTCTTCTCTGCTGGCTCCTGCGATCTAAACTCTCTTCAAGCCTTGCTATATATCACTCTTAACTGTCAACTGTAAGTTGTTACATGCGCTCATTTCCTTGATGCCAGTTTTACTCTTTCCGTTTGAGGGTTATGCATACAGCTTTGAATCAGTTGCTGGGTATCTGTAATTAATCTTTAGCAACAAGAACCGCTAATGCTTTCTGAAAATGAGTAATGGGTTGCGTCTGATTAGAAGAGTTATTGTTCTGATTACTCGTTTTGTTAGCAAGAAATTTTGTTGAGTTTCACATATTTTGTATCACCTGGGAACTAAGTTCATCATGGTTTGTGGTAAAGCTTAAATCTTGATGCAGAATTTTCTTTGTTGGTGTTAAATTTAATTTGACACTAGATTATGTGGGCTTCTTGCTCCTACACTCCTACCAACAATGATGCTACTACTAAAACACACCATGAACTCAAATATTCCAATCCTTTGGGCATAGATGAGGCCTGTATGGCTTTGATGATCAAGCACTACTTGTTCCAAGGAGTTTGAATAATCAACCTGCTAGTGCATAGTGGTGTCGGTTTCTCTGTTTGTCATAGTTTAGAGGTTTGTAGATACCATGGAAGTTGTTTGTGTCTCTTGGGATTATTTGGCAGCAGAGCAAACTGGAaaacgaaacaaaaaaaaaatttatcaaatTTATAAGCTTGTTTGTATCAAATTTATGAAATCCTAGTTATTGAAACTGCAATATTTGAGGACAATGGAGAGTGGTTGACTGTGGAGATTGAAGAATACTGAATGTTCCAAACCCACTCATATTTTTTGATTGGTACATAGTATAAAAAGAAGCTACTTTTGGGTGTCATCTTCGTGTTTTATTTTCTGGGTACTTGTGTACAATATGTTGTATAGTGATAGATGAATCCATTCTGTGCATAGGTGTTTGCCTATAGATTaggtttatttattttgtttctgttaCTTAAGGtatttttttgggattttagtTTGGTTGTAGTTTCATTTGGGGTTtgatttaatttcatttttatcTTGGTCTGGCCTCCTTAAGTAGGCATAATGCAACTTCTATTGTACTTCTGCTTTCATAGAGACGGAACCTAAGGCTTATGAGCCATACAACCATTATGTCTAACCTGATTCAGCTTGTGCTGTATCAGCTGCTTTTGATATTCGGATGGTTTTAAATTCATAATACATCTTTCATCATCTCCCACTTTTCAACATTGCAGGAATGGCTGAGGCAGCATACACAGTGGCATCTGATAGTGAAACCAGTCTGGAGGAGAAATCCTCATGCACCTTTCCTGAAACAACAATTGGAATTGATATTGGTACCTCACAATGCAGGGTAGCGATCTGGAATGGCTCCCAGGTTGAGATCCTTAAAAACAGTAGGAACCAGAAGATGATGAGTTCATATGTTACGTTCAAGGATGGAACTCCTTCTGGGGGACTAAGCAATCAACTCTCTGCAGATCATGATATATTATCCGGAGCTGCAATATTCAACATGAAACGCTTAATTGGCCGAGTTGACACGGATCCAGTTGTCCACTCTAGCAAAAGCCTTCCATTTCTAGTACAAACATTGGACATTGGTGTCCGTCCATTTATTGCAGCCTTGGTTGGAAATTTCTGGAGATCCACCACTCCTGAAGAAGTTCTGGCAATATTTTTGGTGGAACTTAGGGAAATGGCAGAAATTCAGTTAAAGCGGCCCATAAAAAATGCTGTTATGACTGTGCCAGTTTCATTCAGCCGATTCCAGTTGACTCGGATTGAGAGAGCATGTGCCATGGCTGGCCTTCATATCCTGAAACTGATGCCAGAACCAACTGCAGTGGCATTGTTATATACCTTATATACAAAACAAAGGGGATTTCAGTCAACAGATAGGAATGTTCTAATCTTCAATATGGGTGCAGGATACTGTGATGTTGCCTTAAGTGTGACAGCTGAAGAGGCACCACGAGGAATTTCTGAAATAATTGCCTTAACAGGAAGTGCCATTGGAGGAGAAGACTTGCTTCAGAATATGATGCGTCATCTGTTGCCAAATGCAGAGAATCTTTTGACAAGTCATGGAGTTGACGAAATCAAATCAAAGGGGTTACTTCAAGTTGCAACACAGGATGCAATCCAGAGTCTCT is a genomic window containing:
- the LOC133738808 gene encoding protein ANTAGONIST OF LIKE HETEROCHROMATIN PROTEIN 1, encoding MAPPKKSKKNKKDGKLKKCKSSSVAPVEPTAPDSEWWDSFWHKNASNPGSSLSKDEEEGFKYFFRVSRKTFDYICSIVREDLVSRPPSGLINIEGRLLSVEKQVAIAMRRLASGESQVSVGAAFGVGQSTVSQVTWRFIEALEERAKHHLKWPDSNRMEEIKSRLEASFGLPNCCGAIDGTHIIMTLPTVQASDDWCDTEKNYSMLLQGTVDHELRFLDIVTGWPGGMTVSRLLKCSGLFKLCESGQRLNGNVRTLSEGGEIREYVVGGVGYPLLPWLITPHESSGLPASVVSAFNATHEAARSLAVRAFSQLKGTWRILSKVMWRPDKRKLPSIILVCCLLHNIIIDCGDILNPDVALSGHHDSGYGEQCCKQVDPLGRSMRENLVRHWQHSKRTAASK
- the LOC133741064 gene encoding mitogen-activated protein kinase kinase kinase 20-like, with the protein product MKRKGEESLGSGHKWIRGNKIGEGRFGSVFVAFFKRPYIHIDHMPEAMAIKSAKMRDSESIQYELEVYRDLNNHGGLCPFIIEHYGEEVTWSDEGEEVYNLALEVAWGSLARLIKVFGSGLPESDVRRYTCDLLEGIRHIHKCGYVHCGLKPQNILLVENEDDDVYRFVAKVADLGLAKKKDEVQGRWRGTPMYLSPEAILYNEQEEPSDIWALGCIVLEMLTGECPRNHFYDHESDTLYVVDGMVPKIPDTISSLARDFLDCCLAEERSTAEELLSHPFVAEVVKH
- the LOC133739003 gene encoding heat shock 70 kDa protein 8-like yields the protein MAEAAYTVASDSETSLEEKSSCTFPETTIGIDIGTSQCRVAIWNGSQVEILKNSRNQKMMSSYVTFKDGTPSGGLSNQLSADHDILSGAAIFNMKRLIGRVDTDPVVHSSKSLPFLVQTLDIGVRPFIAALVGNFWRSTTPEEVLAIFLVELREMAEIQLKRPIKNAVMTVPVSFSRFQLTRIERACAMAGLHILKLMPEPTAVALLYTLYTKQRGFQSTDRNVLIFNMGAGYCDVALSVTAEEAPRGISEIIALTGSAIGGEDLLQNMMRHLLPNAENLLTSHGVDEIKSKGLLQVATQDAIQSLSSQNSVQIDVDLGNGMKICKVVDREEFEEVNRAVFNKCASLIIQCLHDAKVKPEDVNDVVLVGGCSYIPKIKNLVMSVCKKEELYEGMNPLEAAVSGAALQGYVASSVHDPFESMDVLSIQITPLLIGIRADGNNFVPIIPRNTTIPALREMLFTTSHDNQAEALVIVYEGDGKKLEENHLLGYFKIEGIPPATKGVPQIRVMMDIDASNVLRVLAAVLMPGSHLPINPVLDVRMPMVDDGHAWCAEALHRTYGATQDLVSVKRI